The genomic interval CGGTGCCCTCGCCGCCGCACCCGGTCAAGGGCACGGCTGCGATCACGGCAAGGGTCGTGAGGAAGGCGGAACGGCGGTTCAAGGAAGCTCCCGGTGGGGCGAGGCGTCGCTTTCGTGGGATCACGTTATCCAGCTGCGGGGTACGTTCGCCGGGAGTGAGGGGAGGCGCGGTCGTGCGGTGGCGGGACGGGCGTGGGGAGTTGGTCGTACGGGAGCGGGACGGAGCCGTCAGCGCACGCGTGCCGTTGGAGATCGCCGCCTCCTATCGGGCGCGGACCCGGGGACTGCTGGGGCGGGACAGCCTGGAGGGCGCTCTGTTGCTCTCCCCCGCGAACAGCATCCACACCTTCCGTATGCGCATGCCCATCGACGTCGCCTACCTGGACCGCCGGCTCCGGGTCCTCGCCGTGCGCACCATGCCGCCCGGACGGCTGGGGCGGCCACGCGTCCGGGCACGGCATGTGATCGAGGCCGAGGCGGGGGCGATGGAGGGGTGGGGGCTGGTCGTGGGGGCCGTGGTGGAGGTGGCGGGGCAAGAGGGTGGTTGAGTCGTCCTAGTTCTCTCCTCGCGGGAAGGAGATCTCCACCCTTCGGTTCTTCTTCCGGCCGGCCTCCGTCGAGTTGTCGGCGATCGGGTAGTCCTCGCCGTAACCGCGCACCTCGTACGTGATGTTCGCGTCGCTCAACTCCTGTTCGAGGATGCCGTGCACCGCGTTGGCCCGCTTGCGGGACAACACGTCGCCGTGGGCGGACGAGCCCAGGTCGTCCGTGAAGCCGAAGACGCGGATGCGGGTCGCGTTCTGCGTCTTGATCT from Streptomyces sp. DH-12 carries:
- a CDS encoding DUF192 domain-containing protein, which gives rise to MRWRDGRGELVVRERDGAVSARVPLEIAASYRARTRGLLGRDSLEGALLLSPANSIHTFRMRMPIDVAYLDRRLRVLAVRTMPPGRLGRPRVRARHVIEAEAGAMEGWGLVVGAVVEVAGQEGG